The genomic DNA CGCCTTGAACATGTCCTTGTTGTAGTAGAGCGCGATCGTGTTGGTCGCTTTCGGCACGCCGTAATATTTGCCGTCCCACTCGACAGATTTCAGCGGGCCTGGGAAATAGTTGTCCGGCTTGATGACGCTCGACTTGGAAATCATATCCGTGAGATCGAGGAAGGCGCCGCGCGATGAGAAGAGCGCGTGCTCCGGATTGTCGACGGCGATGATATCCGGCGCCTGGCCGGTGGCATAGGCGCGCATCGCCTCGGTGACGACATCGTCGAACTGGATCAGCCTGTATTCGATCTTGATGCCGTTGTTCTGGGCGTTGAATTCCTTGACGAGGTTCGGCGCCGGCTGAGTGTCCTTGTCGAGCGACCAGAGCGTCAACGTGACGTCCTCGGCCTTGGCCGAGAGGCCGAAGAGCGAAACGCCTGCAAGCGCCAGAGCGCCGAGAATTGCATATTTGCGGATAGCCATGGTTCTCCTCCTTTGTGGTTATCCCCGTTGCCGGCAATTCCTCTTTGCCGGCCACGATGTCATCAGACCGGATCGACGACGAATTCGCCGCCCCGGGCATGCTTGAGGTGGTTCAACGCATAGACCTGGCCGGTCATCTCGAGTTCGTCGCGGTAGACCGGGTCATGCCAGCCTTCGATGTCGATCGATCCGGACCAGCCTGCAAGGCGCAGTTCGGAGATGATGTCGGTCCAGTTGCTGTCGCCGAAGCCCGGCGTGCGCATGAAGACGAACTTCTCCTTGCCGAAGATGCCGTGTTCCTTGATGACCTCCCAGCGGATGGTCGCGTCCTTGCCGTGCACATGAAAGATCTTGTGCGCCCATTTGCGGATCTGCGGCATGGGATCGATCAGATAGACCATCTGGTGGCAGGGTTCCCATTCCAGGCCGATATGGTCATCCGGCGTCTCGTTGAAGATCAGCTCCCAGGCGTCGGGATTGTGGGCGATGTTCCAGTCGCCGCTTGCCCAGTTGCCATCCATCGCGCAGTTCTCGAAGGCGATCTTGATGCCCTTGTCGGCGGCGCGCTTGGCAAGCTCGCTCCAGATCTCCCTGTAGCGCGGCAGGCTGTCGGTCAGCGGCTTGCCGCGGACACGGCCGGTGAAACCGGCAACGCAGGTGGCACCGAAATGGTGGGCGTTATCGATGCAATCCTTCCAGCCCTGCAGGGTTTCGAGATCAATCGCCGTCTCCTCGAGCGGATTGCCGAACATGCCGAGCGTCGAAATGGTGATGTCGCGATCGCCGATTGCATCGAGGCAACGCTTGCCGAGCTCGGCAAGGTTCTGCCCCTTGGTCGTCTGCCAGAAAAAAGGCTCGAAGCTTTCGAAGCCGAGGCCGGCGATCTGACCGATGCGCGCGGCGGCATCACCCTTGTTGCCGCTGACCATGGTGCCGATGCGAATGGATTTTGCAGGGTTGCTCACGTCACGTCATCCTATGCTGAAATTTCGATGCGCCGGCCGGTCTTGGCGCTTTCTATCGCGCCGAAGACCATGGCAAGGCTTCTGATATTGTCGGAACTGACGGTCTCAGGCTGTTTGCCTGTGCCGATCGCTGCGATGAAATCGGCGATGACGCTGGCGTGGCCGTGGGTTTCCTCGTCATGTTCCGGATCGGGAACGTTTACGGAAGCAAAGCCGCGCAAGAGGCCGGGCTCTTCGCCGGCGACGGCGGCCTTGAAGCTCTCCTCGCCGTCCCAGGTCAGCATGCCCTTCGAGCCGACGAGACGCCACTGGCTTTCCCAGCTGGTGCGCTCGCCTTCGGCGCACCAGGAACCGCGGTAGGTGAAGACGATATCGTCGGAAAATTCGAAAATGGCATTGGCCGAGGCGCCGTGCCGGTACCAGGAGCCCTTCGGGTTGCGTTCGACGCAATAGACGGCGAGCGGCTTCTGATCCGCGACGTAGCGGGCGGCATCGAACGTGTGGATCGCCATGTCGAGCAGCAGCACATTGTCCATCTCCTCGCGGAAGCCGCCGAAATGCGGCGCGATGAAGAAGTCGCAGTGAATGGCGGTGAGATCGCCGATCGCACCGCTGTCGACGAAACGGCGCAGGCGCCTGACCCCCGATATGAAGCGGCGGTTCTGAATGACGGCGTGAATGCGGCCGGTCTCTGCGGCGAGGTCGATCAGCGCAGCGCCTTCGGCAAGCGAGGCCGCCATCGGCTTTTCGCTGAGCACATGGCAACCGGCCTTGAGCGCGGTCGAAACGACATCATACCGGGCGGACGGAATGACGATGTCGAAGACGAGATCAGCCTTGGTGGCAGCGATGACGTCGGACAGGTCCGAGCCGATGACGGCGCCTTCCAGATTGAATTCGGCGGCGAGCTTTTCCGCCGTCTCCCGGTTCAGGTCGACGAGGCCGACGATGGAGATGGAATCGGCGAGTTGAGGGTTGGAAGCGATGGCGCGCAACCAACCTTTGGACATAGCTCCGCACCCGCACAGAATGGCACTGAATTTCACGATTTCCTCCGAGGGAGTGGCGCCAACTCTCCTGGTGACACGCATCCCGTAAACGTTTACGACTGTAGGCGAAAACATTTTCCGCTGTCAATAGAGGCGAAATGCGAAAATGCGGAGCAGAGGAAAAGCGTCAGCAGCGAGAGGCATTCGCCAGCTTGCGGAACACCTTGATATCTCAATCGGCACGGTCTCCCGTGCGCTGAACGGCAAACCTGACGTGAACGAGGAAACTCGCCGGCGCGTGCTGGCGGCCGCCGAGGAACTCGGCTATGTCGCCGATCAGTCGGGGAGAAGCCTCCGGCTGGGCGAGACGAAAGTCATCGGCTTCATGATTGAATCCAGCCAGGAAGTGGTCGAAAATGCCGACAACTTTTTCCTTGGGGTCACCAGCGGGCTGCAGCATTGCTTTGCCCGCCATAAGCTCGACCTCCTGATGCTCCCCTGCCCGGCCGATGAGGACCCGTGCGAATATCTGAAGCGCATGGTGGCGCGACGTATCGTCGATGCGATGATCATCTCCAACACGCAGCGTATCGATCGGCGCATCGATCTTCTCTTGCGGGCAAAGATTCCCTTCCTCGCTGTCGGCCGCAGCCTTTCAACCAGCAATTTCCCCTGGGTCGATCTGGATTTCGAGGGGGTCGCCGAACGCGCTGTCGAACGGCTGGTCGCGCGCGGCCATCGCCGGATCGCGATCACTGCGCCATCGTCCGAGGCCAACCTCGGCTACGTCTTTGTCGACAGCTATCGCCGTGCGCTCGAACGGCACGGCATCCGCTTCGATCCCTTGCTGGTCATTCGCGTCAAGTCGAGCGAACAAGGCGGCTACCGCGCAGCACAGGAACTGCTGCAGCTTGAAGACCGCCCGACCGCAGTCATCCTGATCTACGAGATCATGGCTATCGGCCTCTACCGACGGCTGACGGAATCGGGGATCCTCCCCGGTCGCGACCTCGCGGTCATAGGTTTCCGCGATGCTCCGCGCGCACGCTTCCTGCAGCCCTCGCTCAGCTGCTTCCGCATGTCGCTCCACGATCTCGGCATCGCGATCGGCCAGACGCTTCTCTCTAACATGCCGGCCTATCGCGCGTTCTATCCGGATGGCGGCCGCAACATCATCTGGCCGCTGGAACTGGTATCCGGCGAAAGCGACGCATTTGAGATCGGAGCCCGGAGCCCTGACCTGAGCGTCTTGTAAAGCAGACATGATGTAGTATATTTTTTCGTAAATGTAGTATGGAACTTTCCGATGAGAATGTCTTTCATGACCAGCGCTGCCTTCAACCAGAATCCAAGCAAGGCGAAGAAGGAGGCAAGTGAGCGGCCGCTCGTGATCACCGATCACGGCGAGGCAGCCTATGTGCTTGTCAGCTACGCCGAATTCCAGGCGAATTGGAAAGCGCCGAAGACGCTCTTTTCGGCATTGCGCGATCCTCGGGCGGATCAACGAGAATTCGTGCCCGAGCGGGTCGGCTTCGACGACAGGACCGTCGAGTTCTGATGGTGTTCCTCCTCGATACGAATATCGTCTCCGCCGCGCGCAGGGTCGAACGGCAGGCGCGGGAATTCCAAGACTTCATGAAGGAGTTTTCCGTCGCCGAAGCCTATCTCTCAGCGGTCACGATCATGGAAATCCAGTTCGGCATTCAGCGCGAGCGCACAAGGGACGCTGGGTTCGCCCAGGATCTCTACCGCTGGATGGACGAGATCGTGCTGGCGGAATTCGCCGGGCGCATCCTGCCGTTCGATACGGCGACGGCAAGCCGGGCCGGCCTGCTGCCGACCGCGGATAAGCGTCCCTCCGCCGATGCGATGATCGCAGCCACGGCGCTGGAGCACGGGCTGAAACTGGTGACGCGCAATGTCGCGCATTTCCTCCCGCTCGGTGTCGAATGCATCGATCCCTGGCGCTTTGCCGGCACGCCGAGCTGAGCGCTCGCGAGCTGTTCTTCATGCGCCTGCGGCGAAAAACCGGTTCTCCGGCCGCGGCAGGCCGAGATGCTCGCGCAGCGTCGTGCCTTCGTATTCGCTGCGGAAAACGCCGCGGCGTTGGAGCTCGGGGATCAGCCTTTCGGTGACATCCATCAAGCCCTGCGGCAGGTAGGGGAATACGACATTGAAGCCGTCCGAGCCCTCTTCCTCCAGCCAGCGTTCCATCTCGTCGGCAATGCTTATCGGTGTGCCGACGAAGGCGAGGCCGGCATAGCCGCCGTAACGCTGCGCCAGCTGGCGCACGGTCAGCCTTTCCTCGGCGGCGAGCTTCAAGACCTGCGCCCGGCCGGTCTTGCTGGCATTGGTGTCGGGAATATCGGCTGGCAGCGGCGCGTCGGGATCGAAGCCGGAAACATCATGGCCGAGCGCGATCGAGAGCGAGGCGATGGCGCTGTCGTAATGCACAAGGCTGTCGAGGGTGGCGCGTTTGGCGCGGGCCTCCTCGATGCTGTCACCGAGGATGACGAAGGCGGCCGGCAGGATCTTCAGATGATCGCGGCTGCGGCCGATGGCCTCCATGCGGCCCTTGATATCGGCGTAGAGCGCCTTGCCGGCGGCAAGGTCACGCGGTGAGCAGAACACCACCTCGGCGGTCTCGGCTGCGAGCTGACGGCCGGGATCGGACTGGCCGGCCTGGACGATGACGGGCCAGCCTTGCGGCGGCCGGGCAATGTTAAGCGGCCCGCGCACGCTGAGCTCCTCGCCCTTGTGACCGAGCACATGCATCTTTTCCGGATCGAAGAACAGGCCGCTTTCCCGGTCGCGGATGAATGCGTCATCGGCGAAGCTGTCCCAAAGACCAGTCACGACATCGTAGAACTCGCGCGCACGATGATAACGTTCGCCATGCTCCACGTGCTCGTCGAGGCCGAAATTAAGCGCGGCGTCGGGATTGGACGTCGTGACGATGTTCCAGCCGGCACGGCCGCCGCTGATATGGTCGAGCGAGGCAAATCGCCGGGCGATGTGATAGGGCTCGTCGTATGTGGTGGAAGCGGTCGCGACGAGGCCGATGCGCTCCGTCACCGCCGCCAGCGCAGATAGCAGCGTGAAGGGCTCGAAGGAGGTCACAGTGTGGCTGCGCCTCAGCGCCTCGACCGGCATATTGAGTACGGCGAGGTGATCGGCCATGAAAAAGGCGTCGAACTTCGCCCGCTCCAGCGCCAGCGCGAAGGATTTCAGGTGTGCGAAATTGAAGTTGGCGTCGGGATAGGAGCCGGGATAGCGCCATGCGCCGGTATGCAGGCTGACGGGGCGCATGAAAGCGCCGAGGCGCAACTGCCGTGAACGGGTCATGATGTTCCTCATGGATCGGGCTCGGCGGGCGCCTGCCCCGGATCTCGGTTACGTAGGACTTCAATGAATTCAAATCGAGACCGCAGGCGGCATTTTCGGCCGCAAACTTTGCCGCGTTCTAAGTGGCACCGTAGCGCGTCTTATCTGAAACCGTAATCGCGCCGGTCGGAGACAGATAAGAAAGCACTTTTTATTTTCCATCGCATCTATAGAATTTGTTCTCTTATCTCGGCGCGCGATTTCTTTCACCGATAGCATCGTCAGAATTGGAGGCAGCGATGAACACCGTGCTGAGGCAAGCAGACCAGATTCGACAAGTGGCCGCTCGTATCGAGAGCGATGAGGAGGCGATCGCCACCGCTCGGAGGCTGGCCGCGCAATTTGCGGCGCGCGCCGCGGAACGTGATGCCGACCGGATCCTGCCTTTCGCCGAACTCGATCTTCTCGCGCAGTCTGGACTTCTCGCGATCACCGTGCCCTCGCAATTTGGCGGGCTCGACGTTTCCAACGCCGTACTTGCCGAGATCACGGCGATCCTGTCGGAGGCTGACGGTTCGATCGGGCAGATCCCCCAGAACCATTTCTACATTCTCGAAGCGCTCCGAACTGATGGCAGCGAGGAGCAGCAGCGTTATTTCTTCGGCCGCGTTCTGGCCGGCGACCGCTTCGGCAATGCGCTTTCCGAGCGCGGCACCAAGACCGTCGGCCACTACAATACGCGCATCACCCGCGACGGGCCGGGCTACAGGATCAACGGCCGGAAATTCTACTCGACCGGTGTCCTCTTCGCCGACTGGATTACCGTTTTCGCGCTTGATCCGGAGGACA from Rhizobium bangladeshense includes the following:
- a CDS encoding sugar phosphate isomerase/epimerase family protein, with amino-acid sequence MSNPAKSIRIGTMVSGNKGDAAARIGQIAGLGFESFEPFFWQTTKGQNLAELGKRCLDAIGDRDITISTLGMFGNPLEETAIDLETLQGWKDCIDNAHHFGATCVAGFTGRVRGKPLTDSLPRYREIWSELAKRAADKGIKIAFENCAMDGNWASGDWNIAHNPDAWELIFNETPDDHIGLEWEPCHQMVYLIDPMPQIRKWAHKIFHVHGKDATIRWEVIKEHGIFGKEKFVFMRTPGFGDSNWTDIISELRLAGWSGSIDIEGWHDPVYRDELEMTGQVYALNHLKHARGGEFVVDPV
- a CDS encoding Gfo/Idh/MocA family protein → MKFSAILCGCGAMSKGWLRAIASNPQLADSISIVGLVDLNRETAEKLAAEFNLEGAVIGSDLSDVIAATKADLVFDIVIPSARYDVVSTALKAGCHVLSEKPMAASLAEGAALIDLAAETGRIHAVIQNRRFISGVRRLRRFVDSGAIGDLTAIHCDFFIAPHFGGFREEMDNVLLLDMAIHTFDAARYVADQKPLAVYCVERNPKGSWYRHGASANAIFEFSDDIVFTYRGSWCAEGERTSWESQWRLVGSKGMLTWDGEESFKAAVAGEEPGLLRGFASVNVPDPEHDEETHGHASVIADFIAAIGTGKQPETVSSDNIRSLAMVFGAIESAKTGRRIEISA
- a CDS encoding LacI family DNA-binding transcriptional regulator → MRSRGKASAARGIRQLAEHLDISIGTVSRALNGKPDVNEETRRRVLAAAEELGYVADQSGRSLRLGETKVIGFMIESSQEVVENADNFFLGVTSGLQHCFARHKLDLLMLPCPADEDPCEYLKRMVARRIVDAMIISNTQRIDRRIDLLLRAKIPFLAVGRSLSTSNFPWVDLDFEGVAERAVERLVARGHRRIAITAPSSEANLGYVFVDSYRRALERHGIRFDPLLVIRVKSSEQGGYRAAQELLQLEDRPTAVILIYEIMAIGLYRRLTESGILPGRDLAVIGFRDAPRARFLQPSLSCFRMSLHDLGIAIGQTLLSNMPAYRAFYPDGGRNIIWPLELVSGESDAFEIGARSPDLSVL
- a CDS encoding type II toxin-antitoxin system Phd/YefM family antitoxin; amino-acid sequence: MTSAAFNQNPSKAKKEASERPLVITDHGEAAYVLVSYAEFQANWKAPKTLFSALRDPRADQREFVPERVGFDDRTVEF
- a CDS encoding type II toxin-antitoxin system VapC family toxin, yielding MVFLLDTNIVSAARRVERQAREFQDFMKEFSVAEAYLSAVTIMEIQFGIQRERTRDAGFAQDLYRWMDEIVLAEFAGRILPFDTATASRAGLLPTADKRPSADAMIAATALEHGLKLVTRNVAHFLPLGVECIDPWRFAGTPS
- a CDS encoding LLM class flavin-dependent oxidoreductase translates to MTRSRQLRLGAFMRPVSLHTGAWRYPGSYPDANFNFAHLKSFALALERAKFDAFFMADHLAVLNMPVEALRRSHTVTSFEPFTLLSALAAVTERIGLVATASTTYDEPYHIARRFASLDHISGGRAGWNIVTTSNPDAALNFGLDEHVEHGERYHRAREFYDVVTGLWDSFADDAFIRDRESGLFFDPEKMHVLGHKGEELSVRGPLNIARPPQGWPVIVQAGQSDPGRQLAAETAEVVFCSPRDLAAGKALYADIKGRMEAIGRSRDHLKILPAAFVILGDSIEEARAKRATLDSLVHYDSAIASLSIALGHDVSGFDPDAPLPADIPDTNASKTGRAQVLKLAAEERLTVRQLAQRYGGYAGLAFVGTPISIADEMERWLEEEGSDGFNVVFPYLPQGLMDVTERLIPELQRRGVFRSEYEGTTLREHLGLPRPENRFFAAGA